One window of Nocardia sp. NBC_00508 genomic DNA carries:
- a CDS encoding 2-isopropylmalate synthase, giving the protein MTTTSGDMPPPRPAPTTRPFRNRQVNSPMPFGRYVRPALPTQLTDAPAGRLWPTRTIDNAPRWSSVDLRDGNQALAHPMDLHRKGKMFDLLVRIGFKDIEVGYPSASQADFDFVRSLIDGDRIPDDVTIGVFTPARPELIDRTFDAVRGADRAVVHLCHATACLWREVVFDMSMSDVRRMADSAARHMMRCADAFDPARLMFEYSPETFNITEPEFALEITHSVAAICGARPDRPLILNLPTTVETDTPNVFADQVEWMDRNLEDRASIILSVHPHNDRGTAVASAELALLSGADRVEGTLFGNGERTGNVCLATLALNLFSRGIDPELDFSNIDDIRATVEYCNRMPVHPRHPYVGELVYTAFSGTHQDAIAKGMAALRQRAAETDRDVRSLAWKVPYLPIDPGDVGRSYESIVRLNSQSGKGGIAHVLETRHGLRLPKALRRHFADTVQLLVDASGTELDPGRLWNVFRAEYVDVETPLLFEQCGEEQSGSGVTVTVTATEDGRRVEFQGSGADPSSALVDGMRRAGHDIDLVDVTRQAPAGRSHPHGNAVYCELIVDQVPSFGVGLDDSATDAEVRAVISAVNKVRSGVSAEPVH; this is encoded by the coding sequence ATGACAACAACCAGTGGTGACATGCCACCTCCTCGGCCCGCGCCGACAACTCGGCCGTTCCGCAATCGGCAGGTGAACTCGCCGATGCCGTTCGGCAGATATGTTCGCCCGGCGCTCCCGACACAATTGACGGATGCGCCGGCGGGCCGATTGTGGCCGACCCGAACGATAGACAATGCGCCGCGGTGGAGTTCGGTGGACTTGCGCGACGGCAATCAGGCCTTGGCGCATCCGATGGATCTGCACCGTAAAGGGAAGATGTTCGATCTTCTCGTCCGTATCGGATTCAAGGACATCGAGGTTGGCTATCCGTCGGCGAGCCAGGCGGATTTCGATTTCGTCCGCAGCCTCATCGACGGAGACCGGATTCCCGACGATGTGACGATAGGCGTATTCACTCCGGCCAGGCCGGAACTGATCGATCGGACGTTCGACGCTGTGCGTGGCGCGGACCGCGCGGTCGTGCACCTGTGCCACGCGACGGCGTGCCTCTGGCGTGAGGTCGTGTTCGACATGTCGATGAGCGACGTCCGCCGGATGGCCGACAGCGCCGCCCGGCACATGATGCGCTGTGCCGACGCGTTCGATCCGGCACGGCTCATGTTCGAGTACTCCCCGGAGACGTTCAACATCACCGAGCCGGAGTTCGCGCTGGAGATCACCCACTCGGTGGCGGCCATCTGCGGCGCGCGACCCGATCGGCCGCTGATCCTGAACCTCCCCACGACAGTCGAGACCGATACCCCGAACGTGTTCGCCGACCAGGTCGAATGGATGGACCGGAATCTCGAGGATCGCGCATCGATCATCCTGTCGGTGCATCCGCACAACGACCGCGGGACCGCCGTCGCGTCGGCGGAACTCGCGTTGCTCAGCGGTGCCGACCGGGTCGAGGGCACGCTGTTCGGTAACGGTGAGCGGACCGGCAATGTCTGCCTGGCCACCTTGGCGCTCAATCTGTTCAGCCGCGGAATCGATCCGGAACTCGACTTCTCGAACATCGACGACATCCGGGCGACGGTCGAGTACTGCAACCGGATGCCCGTGCACCCGCGCCACCCCTACGTCGGCGAACTCGTCTACACAGCCTTCTCCGGCACCCATCAGGATGCGATCGCCAAGGGCATGGCGGCCCTGCGACAGCGCGCCGCCGAGACCGACCGCGACGTGCGCTCCCTGGCCTGGAAGGTTCCCTACCTGCCGATCGACCCGGGCGATGTGGGGCGCAGTTACGAGTCGATCGTCCGGCTCAACAGCCAGTCCGGCAAGGGCGGCATCGCCCACGTTCTCGAGACCCGGCACGGTCTCCGCCTGCCCAAGGCTCTGCGCCGCCATTTCGCCGACACCGTGCAGCTGCTGGTGGACGCCAGCGGAACCGAGCTGGACCCGGGTCGGCTCTGGAACGTGTTCCGCGCGGAATACGTCGACGTGGAAACACCCCTGCTGTTCGAGCAGTGCGGCGAGGAGCAGAGCGGCTCCGGGGTCACGGTCACGGTCACGGCGACCGAGGACGGCCGCCGGGTCGAATTCCAGGGTTCCGGTGCGGATCCGAGCTCCGCTCTCGTCGACGGAATGCGCCGCGCGGGGCACGACATCGACCTTGTCGATGTGACCCGTCAAGCGCCCGCGGGGCGGAGCCACCCGCACGGCAACGCCGTCTACTGCGAACTGATCGTCGACCAGGTGCCGTCCTTCGGAGTCGGGCTGGACGATTCGGCGACGGACGCGGAAGTGCGCGCCGTCATCAGCGCGGTGAACAAGGTTCGCAGCGGAGTCTCCGCGGAGCCGGTTCACTGA